Proteins encoded together in one Shewanella oneidensis MR-1 window:
- the ribA gene encoding GTP cyclohydrolase II, translating into MSIKYVATSKLPTPWGVFAMHGFEDTETGKEHVALTFGSLSSDEPVLGRIHSECLTGDALFSLRCDCGFQLQTAMQNIAETGSGFILYLRQEGRGIGLLNKIRAYELQDKGANTVEANEQLGFPADMRKYDMIQPMLEKIGVKHVRLMTNNPRKVKAMKEIGIEVVERVPLQVGKNRYNEAYLKTKSTELGHMMSEYHFTDEE; encoded by the coding sequence ATGTCGATAAAATATGTCGCGACGTCAAAATTACCCACTCCTTGGGGCGTTTTTGCCATGCACGGTTTTGAAGATACTGAAACAGGCAAAGAGCATGTTGCCCTTACGTTTGGCTCCCTAAGTAGCGATGAACCTGTATTAGGTCGTATTCACTCAGAATGTCTCACCGGCGATGCCTTGTTCAGTTTACGCTGTGATTGTGGATTCCAGCTACAAACCGCAATGCAGAACATTGCTGAAACGGGAAGTGGTTTTATTTTGTATTTACGCCAAGAAGGCCGTGGTATTGGTTTGCTAAACAAGATCCGCGCCTATGAGTTGCAGGATAAAGGTGCCAATACGGTTGAGGCGAATGAGCAGTTAGGTTTTCCGGCGGATATGCGTAAATACGATATGATCCAGCCTATGCTTGAAAAAATTGGTGTGAAGCACGTACGCTTAATGACCAATAATCCTCGCAAAGTCAAAGCGATGAAAGAAATTGGTATTGAGGTAGTTGAACGAGTACCGCTACAAGTGGGTAAAAACCGTTACAATGAAGCTTACCTAAAGACGAAATCCACTGAGCTTGGGCATATGATGTCTGAGTATCATTTTACGGATGAAGAGTAG
- a CDS encoding YibL family ribosome-associated protein: MNLKQELQQLNDKLDKFRRKLAAAEQRGDVVIVAQFKREIEAVTKQINSVKNQQSRLLQKQGVDIQHLPFHRALTKAEQADMGQLKKSVKGLVVVHPMTALGREMGLTEVTGFAPAKF; the protein is encoded by the coding sequence ATGAATTTAAAGCAAGAACTGCAGCAGCTTAACGATAAGTTAGATAAGTTTCGTCGTAAACTGGCGGCGGCAGAGCAACGTGGCGATGTCGTCATTGTGGCGCAGTTTAAACGCGAGATTGAGGCTGTCACTAAGCAAATCAATAGCGTTAAAAACCAGCAGTCACGTTTATTGCAAAAGCAAGGTGTTGATATTCAGCACTTGCCATTTCATCGCGCGTTAACCAAAGCCGAGCAAGCTGATATGGGCCAACTGAAAAAGTCGGTAAAAGGCTTGGTAGTAGTGCACCCAATGACGGCTCTAGGTCGCGAAATGGGCTTAACCGAAGTAACGGGTTTTGCGCCAGCAAAGTTTTAA
- the nrdG gene encoding anaerobic ribonucleoside-triphosphate reductase-activating protein has product MNYQQYYPVDVVNGPGTRATLFVSGCEHQCRGCYNQSTWDVRSGHLFDKAMEDNIIADLQDLRIVRRGLSLSGGDPLLPANLEGILALVKRVKAECPGKDIWLWTGYVWDELSDEQRAVLKYVDVLVDGKFEQNLADPSLPYRGSSNQVIRFL; this is encoded by the coding sequence ATGAACTATCAGCAATATTATCCCGTTGATGTGGTTAACGGCCCCGGTACTCGGGCGACCTTGTTTGTTTCTGGTTGTGAACACCAATGCCGTGGTTGCTATAATCAAAGTACTTGGGATGTGCGCTCAGGCCATTTATTTGATAAGGCAATGGAAGATAATATCATTGCGGATTTGCAGGATCTGCGGATTGTGCGCCGTGGTCTATCACTCTCTGGCGGCGATCCACTTTTACCCGCCAATCTTGAGGGGATTTTAGCGCTTGTTAAACGCGTTAAAGCTGAGTGTCCCGGTAAAGATATTTGGCTGTGGACTGGCTATGTATGGGATGAACTGAGCGATGAGCAACGCGCAGTGCTCAAGTATGTTGATGTGCTGGTGGATGGCAAATTTGAGCAAAACCTTGCCGATCCGAGTCTCCCATATCGAGGTAGCAGTAATCAGGTGATCCGTTTCTTATAA
- the nrdD gene encoding anaerobic ribonucleoside-triphosphate reductase: MPVVIKRDGCRTPFDETRIRDAVIAAANSVGIEDTDYAATVAACVSARVANMAEVEIHHLQDVVENLLMEGPYKSLARVYIEYRHDRDICRDATSKLNLEIRGLVEQSNAALLNENANKDSKVIPTQRDLLAGIVAKHYAKSHILPKDVVAAHEMGEIHYHDLDYSPFFPMFNCMLIDLAGMLTHGFKMGNAEIETPKSISTATAVTAQIIAQVASHIYGGTTINRIDEVLAPFVAKSYDKHYQVALNWQIKDAKAYATAQTEKECHDAFQSLEYEVNTLHTANGQTPFVTFGFGLGTSWESRLIQQSMLKVRMAGLGKNRKTAVFPKLVFAIRDGINHKVGDCNYDVKQLALKCATMRMYPDILNYEQVEKVTGSFKTPMGCRSFLGSYKENGELVHEGRNNLGVVSLNLPRVALEAKGDEAEFYRILDERLLLARRALDTRIERLNGVKARVAPILYMEGACGVRLRADDDIAQIFKNGRASISLGYIGLHETINALYGTETHVFDNAQLREKAVAIVAYLKAATDAWKAETGYGFSLYSTPSESLCSRFCKLDARQFGVVTGVTDKGYYTNSFHLDVEKRVNPYDKIDFEQPYPAIANGGFICYGEYPNMQHNIEALENVWDYSYSRVPYYGTNTPIDECYDCGFTGEFSCTSKGFTCPKCGNHEPSRVSVTRRVCGYLGSPDARPFNHGKQEEVKRRIKHL, translated from the coding sequence CCACCATTTACAGGATGTGGTTGAAAACCTATTGATGGAAGGCCCCTATAAGTCATTGGCACGGGTCTACATTGAATATCGCCACGACAGGGATATTTGCCGCGACGCTACGAGCAAACTCAACTTAGAAATTCGTGGTTTAGTCGAGCAAAGTAATGCCGCACTGTTAAATGAAAACGCCAATAAAGATTCTAAAGTCATCCCTACTCAGCGGGATTTATTAGCGGGTATTGTCGCCAAGCATTACGCCAAGAGCCATATTTTGCCTAAGGATGTCGTGGCCGCCCACGAAATGGGTGAGATCCACTATCACGACCTCGATTACTCGCCGTTTTTCCCGATGTTCAACTGTATGTTGATTGATTTGGCGGGCATGTTGACCCACGGCTTTAAGATGGGCAACGCCGAAATTGAAACCCCTAAATCTATCTCAACGGCCACAGCTGTAACGGCGCAAATTATTGCCCAAGTAGCAAGCCATATTTATGGCGGTACGACCATTAACCGTATTGACGAAGTGTTAGCGCCGTTTGTGGCCAAGAGTTATGACAAGCATTATCAAGTGGCGCTGAATTGGCAGATTAAAGATGCTAAAGCTTACGCCACCGCGCAGACCGAAAAAGAATGCCATGATGCTTTTCAATCCCTTGAATATGAAGTTAATACCTTACATACCGCTAATGGACAAACCCCGTTTGTGACCTTTGGTTTTGGGCTAGGAACCTCGTGGGAGTCGCGTTTAATTCAGCAATCGATGCTGAAAGTACGCATGGCGGGCTTAGGTAAAAATCGTAAGACAGCGGTGTTTCCTAAATTGGTGTTTGCTATCCGTGATGGCATTAACCACAAAGTCGGCGATTGCAATTACGATGTAAAACAACTGGCCCTTAAATGCGCTACGATGCGGATGTATCCGGATATTTTGAACTACGAGCAAGTTGAAAAAGTCACGGGCTCGTTCAAAACCCCTATGGGCTGCCGTAGCTTTTTAGGCTCCTATAAAGAAAACGGTGAACTCGTGCATGAGGGGCGTAATAACCTTGGCGTGGTCAGCTTAAACTTGCCCCGGGTTGCCCTCGAGGCTAAAGGCGATGAGGCTGAGTTTTATCGTATTTTAGATGAGCGCCTATTGCTTGCCCGCCGTGCATTAGACACCCGCATCGAACGGTTAAATGGCGTTAAAGCCAGAGTCGCACCCATTTTATATATGGAAGGCGCCTGTGGCGTGCGCCTGCGTGCCGACGATGATATCGCTCAAATCTTTAAAAATGGTCGTGCATCGATTTCATTAGGCTATATCGGTTTACACGAAACCATTAATGCACTCTATGGCACTGAAACCCATGTGTTTGATAATGCGCAGCTTAGGGAAAAAGCCGTAGCGATAGTTGCGTATCTCAAAGCGGCCACCGACGCATGGAAGGCCGAAACGGGTTATGGTTTTAGCCTTTACAGCACGCCGAGTGAGAGTCTCTGTAGTCGCTTTTGTAAGCTCGATGCACGCCAGTTTGGCGTGGTCACAGGGGTTACCGATAAGGGCTATTACACCAATAGTTTCCACTTGGATGTGGAAAAGCGGGTGAATCCTTACGATAAAATCGATTTTGAGCAGCCATATCCTGCCATCGCCAATGGCGGCTTTATCTGCTACGGCGAATATCCCAATATGCAGCACAATATTGAAGCGCTCGAAAATGTCTGGGATTACAGCTATAGCCGTGTACCTTACTACGGCACTAACACACCGATTGACGAATGTTATGATTGCGGTTTTACCGGTGAATTTAGCTGTACCAGCAAAGGATTTACCTGCCCTAAATGCGGCAACCATGAGCCCAGCCGGGTATCAGTAACCCGCCGTGTGTGTGGTTACTTAGGCAGTCCCGATGCCAGACCCTTTAACCATGGTAAGCAAGAAGAAGTGAAGCGTAGGATCAAACACTTGTAA